The region AAAAATTATCTAAACATCACATGAAATCAAGAGGATAGTAATTTGTGAAaagagaatacatatataattgtgGGAAGGATTACTAAGGGATTAAAAAAAATTAGATTTGATGGCAAAAAAAGAGTAGATGGAATTGAAAATTCCCTTAAAGAAGACAAAGTTATGTACACTTACATACTTCAAGAACCTTCTGATTATGCATCATTTAAGGATGGATGCAAGGAATTTTTTGAAGGTGTTGAGTCCATATATGATTAAGTTCTTAAAGAACTTTCAGAAATAGAAGATTGTGAAGAATTACTCACGAAGACTGTAAGAGTCACTAAAATTCTATATTTCCAATTTGTTGAAGTCAAAAAGCCTAATTCTAATTATGTGCAATGCGCATAAATTGCAAACAAGAGGGACATATAATCAAGTATAGTCACACCTAGAGAGACTCTCTATGTGCTACTCTAAGTGATAAAGGAAATATTATTCAAGCACTACCTATTGATGAACATAAAGATAGTAAACAAAAAATTCAAGACTTGGCTTGGAAGGCCTTAATAAATTCAtggaatcattttattaaaatatttcatTATATGAAAATTAGGGAAGAAACGTCTCAAGATACAAAAAGATATAAAAATTATGAGCTTCGTGATATTAATTTTTAAATTCTGAAGAAATTTGTGATATCAAATTTTTAAATTCTGAAGAAATAGATAACACAAATACCAAGATTGCTAAGCTAAAGAGAGAACTTACAAAACTACAAACAAGATGAATAAAGAAGAAATCCATAGATGAAATATCATAAGAGATGAAGATATATACTAACCGGTTCGATTTATTAATGAGGGATCTAACTAAACATGAATATTCAATCCAATTAAAGATAAATTCTGATAGGGGAAGGACTTTCGGGTAAGACCCTGCCCGACAGCTAGGGCACCGGCAAGCTCCGTGCTCGACAAGAAGAGTCAGCTCACCTATCACGGGCGTCTGCCCGACTAATAAAGGCCGTACGGGTCTTAATAGGACACTCGCATCAACCTCCCGCTCGAGGGCAAAACAATTTTTATAGGCAAAACCCTACCGTTGCCCTATATAACACTAGACTTGAATCCTCCAGAAACACAATGAACACACGTTACATCACATAACATATCAGATATACTTGAGTAGACAGCaagaactctctctctctactcGAGTCGGGACTCTCTCTCAAGAGACCGCCCAACGCCACCTGACCCTACCAGGCTGGTGGTGAGCCTTATAGGTCACCTCAGACCGGAGACCCTCAAATACTCCTAGCGAGTCCTCATTTCCAAGAAGATCTGGTTTTATCAGTTCAATAGCAAGAAGCGCGTGCTCTCCACACTCTTACAAATCCATCTATAGACGAAACAAACTCCTTAGAAgaaaatttgtcaaaagaaaacggTTTCTTTAATCTCAAGCAAGCATGTCCAAAAAATAAGACTTAAAAATATTTTAAATGGGAAAGAGTTTATTTGGATAAAACTTTGAAGATTCATGATGAGAACTTTTAGTCTTATATTGCATTGTCCTTAGACAACTCAAAAATAAACATTCTAAGTTAGTGTAATGCgcctataaataaaatgtaatggtTGAACGTTTTCGACTAAGAGAGCTTCCTTTGAGGAAGCACTTCACATTTGAAAGATTTCTATAAGCACAATTAGCGTGGTAGCAAACAGCTTATGGTTCATGCAATTGAGTTTTTGTTCATAACCTATTAGTTATTTTCACAATGTAGAACATCTAGGATGTTGCAAACTTCAATTAGGACTTGAcaagatgaaaaaaaaaataagattatGATGTTGATTGATGAAAAACTCGATGCTGGCTTGTTTTCCACGTAAAAATACTTTGAGAAATTTGTTGGATGGATGCTTAGATATTAAGAGATCAATGTATTTAAGGAAATATGCCCACACTATATTGGTGCTTAATTTATTGATAGTTTTCTTCCTTGATTTACTAAGCATGTGTTGAGAATCGAAGCACCAAAACTTTTCGAATCTCACCCTAGCAGAAAGATGAAAGAGATCTTATTTTAGAGAAGAAGAGTGTCGGATATTATGTGTTTCAAAATGAAATAGAACATCTCATTTATGTAGGCAATTGTATGAAGATGTGTaagtgtttatttttatttttaaaaaggcACCTTTTCAAAACAACATACATTTTCTCGCTATGCATCTCAGTTTGAACCTAAACTTTGGTTCAAAATTGTTGGGTCAAATGAACTCTATTTTGGTCGAATTTTATATGACGAGAAATCTTATGATGTCTAATTTCTTAATATATAAACTACTCTTAAAATTGTGTCTATTTATCTAAAACAGTTTTCAAACCGCATACGGTGTGCATAATTTTCGGTTTCTTGAAATTCTTGTACTCATCTTATCTGTTATAAGTAATCAAATATTTTAAACCATTTGGTATACAAAGTAttttattttcataacaattctccTTTCTTGTAGGTTAATTAACATAATTTAATCACTAACAAATCACAATGTTCCAACACAATCTAGTTGATTTCATATCAAGGCATATCTACCTCTACCGTACTTACTGCAACAAAACCCTCCTTCGATATTAATTGGTGTTAAATAAGCTTAGCTTATTGTGTCACTCACACATCATTTAGTTAGAATATATTCTTTCCGTTTTAAAATAGATGTAAATTTTTCAATACAAATTACATGTAAAAATTTGCATTTATTTTGATACGGAAGTAGTATAAGATTTCTTGTGAACCGCAATGCATACTTGAATTTAGGATTCATGTTCACTGATTCCAATCTTCTTACCTAGTAAATTTGAGACCCGAACCGCCTTGTTGAAAATTTTCTAACAAACTACATACAAACGTTGCCATTTTAATTATTTTCACTGTGCATCCATGCACCATGCatacatatttttattattattattattttgaagtaATATATCCCTTATTATGAATGTAAAGCTAAATATCCATGTATTtagaagttaactatatatatttatcGTCTCTGTAAGAGATCGACGCTAAGCACGCTTGAATTTCTCTCCCTCATATGTATTCTTTTACTACTTTCGTCTTAAATTAGATGTAAATTATATAAAATTTTGCATCAAATATATACTCACATCTACATTTAATAGATTATGCTGGTCGTTACTTGAAAGTTTGGTGCTATTATAATTCATGCAGAATATGCTGTTCTTGGGTAAGTTAAACAGTATTCAAGTATTATTCAACTTTCAGAAATGGAAGGTTTTTAGCTTAATTAAGTTTCCCCCATTAGATAGCTAGCAATTGTCATTTTGGGTGTAGGTGTTGGAATATTATGAAGGACATAAATGATCTCAACGaataagaatataataatataaaattttgaCTTGATAAGAAAAATGAATCAATAATCAGTGAAGAAATTTAATGTTGGAAAATTTATTGTTATACACAGATTTTTATAACTTTACCAAGAAAATTAATTTAGAGCAAATTTTTTATCAAGTGCTAAATGAAATCATACATTGATTTATAATTAGGATCAACGTTTTTTTTTTCCTTCATAATTTACAAAGAGTACACGAATATATTAACTACGTACATAATAATCAATTGCAGTACGTGAAACACTCAATTAATTTATTAGTGATAATTACTAATCTCATCTAAGCAACTGCATATTTCCCACGGTTTGATAACTAGGAGCCTTAACCAGAGAATTAGAATACCCAATAGCCGGACCGGAAAACCCAAACGGTGGTGGCACCGCCGTCCGATTAGAACCAACTTGCTCCAAAGACTGAACTTGTTTCTTCAAAAACTTGACATAATGTATTGCTTCGTCCAACATCGAAGCAGTGTCCATTTTAGTCCCTCCGGGAACCAATCTTTGTAAAATCCTAATCTTTTCACTAATCCTTTCCCTCCGGTGCCGCGCCGCGACGCTCTGGGGATCCTTAGATATCTTCACATTCCTTCTCTTCGGTGGCTTGACCGATTCCGGGTCAATGTGGATGGGTTGCATTGCCGCTATTCGGAAAATCATTTCTCTCATAGCTGCCATGGAATTCTTCTTCTCAATAGAAGACAAGTATGAGTGTGTTCCATTATGATAATTAGGTTGTGTAGTGTACTTGAACTTGTTATGTGCTGACGTCATCATCGGTTCGTGATCAATTGAGGCCGTGCCACCCATGAAAGGTGGCATCGGCGGTGGTGGAGTGGAGAATTGGAGTTCAGCCGGCAATGTGTTGAAACTAGGTGGAGGTGGTGGCTGCTCGGAGTAGAATTCAGGAAGCTTCTCCATttgcatcatcatcgtcatcatttcGATGCCATGGTCAtcggatgatgacgatgatgatgatcttATCATGTCAACGTCCATATGTAGAGAAATTTCCTTTCCTTGAGAGATGGAAAAGGCTGAGAAAGTGCGGAAGTGATAACCTGACCGGATGGATGACTGCAGAGGGATGGGAGGAATTAGGTTTTTTAAATTTAGGGTTTTTGGATCAGAGAAATGTGCAGAGATAAGAAGATGATAAAATGAGAaagagtgagagagagagaggagaatgATGGCAGTAACCGTCCAATTGGGAGTGGAAGACTTTATATAGCAAGTTGAGTTTTTTCTgaggaaaatataaataaataaaatttatatttttaaaatattactattgtgtatatatatctatattattgtatatatatattaagtagtaAAATTTCATGCACAGATTAGGGGGAGCTGATAGGAAAGTGTTGAAATCATTAATGGTGAATTTATGAATCATGATAGGGACTGCCCATATTTTCGTGGGGATGCTTCTCAGCATTGTAACCCTCTGATCTAGGGTTAGTCCAACAAAATGGTAAACGATCAATGCTTGTAAATTGGTCCCACAAATTTTGGAGGGCTTAGATTTGAACCAATGTTTTGGTGCATGAACCAAAAGTTGTTTTGGAATAAAAGAAAATTCTAGGCTTTTTTGTTATCCTTTTAGTGAAAAAATCTaatctttttttctttttcaataGTTTTTTCAAAGAAAACAAAACTCCACATGAAATGTGTCAGAATAGCTAGCTActcttttaattatatttttataatagttTATGGAATTCAAATTGAAAGGCGCCTAAACCAAATTTAATCATGTAGGAGGGTGCTAATACAAGTTTTTATTTTTGGATTATTGATGAATATTATTTTTGTTTTCCTACTATTATTCCCCGCCTAGCTACGAGTGAAAAAAACATACATAAGGGGTCTTTACGTACAAAGTGTACAATTCTCATGTCGGGGAGGGACTAACTCAATAATGGAAAAAAGTTACGTACATTCGGAAATTTCAGATTCACTTCAAAATAAATCATCGATCGACATTTCATTCGTATA is a window of Rutidosis leptorrhynchoides isolate AG116_Rl617_1_P2 unplaced genomic scaffold, CSIRO_AGI_Rlap_v1 contig296, whole genome shotgun sequence DNA encoding:
- the LOC139882650 gene encoding transcription factor HEC2-like, with the protein product MDVDMIRSSSSSSSDDHGIEMMTMMMQMEKLPEFYSEQPPPPPSFNTLPAELQFSTPPPPMPPFMGGTASIDHEPMMTSAHNKFKYTTQPNYHNGTHSYLSSIEKKNSMAAMREMIFRIAAMQPIHIDPESVKPPKRRNVKISKDPQSVAARHRRERISEKIRILQRLVPGGTKMDTASMLDEAIHYVKFLKKQVQSLEQVGSNRTAVPPPFGFSGPAIGYSNSLVKAPSYQTVGNMQLLR